ACGGCAACCCAGACAATGACCACAGCTATGGCCGCCACAGCGATGGCATGCAGGAAATCGGTACTTTCCACGGTGGTGACCTGGCTGGCCTAACCGAAAAACTTGATTATCTGCAACAACTTGGGGTCAATGCGTTATGGATAACTTCTCCACTGGAGCAAATTCACGGCTGGGTCGGGGGCGGTACCAAAGGTGACTTCCCGCATTACGCCTATCATGGTTATTACGGCCTGGATTGGTCTCGTCTGGATGCCAACATGGGCACCGAACAGGATTTGCATCAACTGGTTGAGCAAGCCCATAAGCGCGGTATCCGCATTCTATTTGATGTAGTCATGAATCATGTGGGATATGCCACTCTGGCAGATATGCAGAGCTACCAGTTCGGCGCGCTGTATTTGCAAGGCGATCAGCTGGAAAAAACACTGGGTAAAAACTGGACAGACTGGACGCCGGGTAAGGGGCAAACCTGGCATAGTTTTAATGATTACATCAACTTTAGTGATAAAGCCGCATGGGATAATTGGTGGGGTAAGAAATGGATCCGCACCGATATTGGTGATTATGATTCCCCCGGCTATGACGATCTGACCATGTCGCTGGCTTTCCTGCCGGACATCAAAACCGAATCTACCCAACCCAGCGGTTTGCCGGTGTTTTATCGCCATAAACCCGATACCGCAGCACGAGAAATTGCCGGAGCCACACCGCGTGATTACCTTACTTATTGGCTGAGCCAATGGGTTCGCGATTATGGTATTGACGGCTTTCGTGTTGATACCGCCAAGCATGTCGAGAAGCCCGCCTGGCAACAACTTAAGCAGCAAAGCGCAGCTGCTTTGGCCGAGTGGAAAGCGGCTCACCCCGATCAAGCACTGGACGACTTGCCATTCTGGATGACCGGAGAAGCTTGGGGCCACGGGGTGATGAAAAGTGATTATTACCAAAACGGCTTCGATGCCATGATTAACTTTGATTTTCAGGATCAAGCCAAACAAGCACTGGCCTGTTTCTCGTCCATTGACGGCACTTATCAGCAAATGGCGGATAAACTGCAAGGTTTCAATGTGTTGAGCTACATTTCATCCCATGATACACGGCTGTTTTTTAAAAATGACGCACAACAATCCTTGGTGAAACAGCAACGTGCGGGTGATCTACTGCTGCTGGCTCCGGGGGCAGTGCAAATCTTCTATGGCGATGAAAGTGGACGAGAGTTCGGCCCTACCGGGTCAGATCCATTACAAGGAACCCGCTCGGATATGAACTGGAATGAACTGAGCGGAGAAAAAGGCGCGCTGTTGGCGCACTGGCAAAAAGTCAGTCAGTTCCGCGCCCGTCACCAAGCGATTGGTGCAGGCGTGCAGCAGTCGCAACAAACCGCTGATTACTATGCTTTTAGTCGCCAACACCAGGGCGATAAAGTATTGGTCGTTTGGGTTGGAGACAAAAAAGAGTAAACCAGTTTATTATTTTGTAATAACACATCCTGCCGATATTTTCGCGCGGCAGGAAGAATTCTTTCCGCATTGCGTCCGCTTTTATCTGCGAGTATGGTAGCTGTTCACTTACGGATAACAATAAATTTTCATTTATGAAGTTTTCACTTTTCGGCGACAAATTCACCCGCTACGCGGGTATCACCAGACTGATGGACGACCTCAATGACGGCCTGAGAACTCCGGGTTCTATCATGCTTGGCGGGGGTAATCCGGCTCATATTCCCGAGATGGATGCTTATTTCCAACAACTTTGTCAGGAAATGCTGGAGCGCGGGCAATTGACCGAGGCGTTGTGCAATTATGACGGGCCACAAGGGAAAGACCTGCTGCTAAAAGCACTGGCAAAAATGCTGCGCGATGAGTTGGGTTGGCAAATTGAGCCACAGAACATTGCACTAACAAATGGCAGTCAAAGCGCGTTTTTCTACTTATTTAATTTATTCGCTGGCCGCTATGCCGATGGCAACCGTCGGCGGGTACTATTCCCGCTGGCACCGGAGTATCTCGGTTATGCCGATGCGGGCCTCGACGAAGATTTGTTTGTCTCTGCCAAACCCAATATTGAGCTATTGCCAGCAGGGCAATTCAAATATCACGTCGATTTTGAACACCTCAATATTACCGATGATATAGGCCTGATTTGCGTCTCACGGCCCACCAACCCGACTGGCAATGTGATTACTGACGAAGAGTTGATTCGCCTCGATGCTATTGCCCAGCAACGTGGTATTCCGTTATTGATTGATAATGCTTATGGCGTGCCCTTCCCTGGCATTATCTTTACTGACGCCACACCGCTGTGGAACCCGAATATCATTCTGTGCATGAGCTTGTCGAAACTAGGCTTACCCGGTTCACGCTGTGGGATAGTGATTGCAGATGAGAAAGTCATTTCAGCCATCACTAACATGAATGGCATTATCAGTTTGTCACCGGGGAGTTTGGGGCCAGCAATTGCCGCCGAAATGATTGAGCGTGGTGATCTGTTACGTTTATCCAACGAGGTCATCCGGCCATTCTATTTTGAACGGGTGCAGCAAACTATTGCTATCCTGCGCAAATACTTACCGCCTGAACGCTGCCTGATCCACAAGCCGGAAGGGGCAATATTCCTCTGGCTGTGGTTCAAAGATTTGCCGATCAGCACCGAGCTATTGTATCAACGCCTGAAAAAACGCGGTGTATTGATGGTACCTGGCCATTACTTCTTCCCCGGTCTGGAATATGACTGGCCACATACTCATCAGTGCATGCGGATGAATTATGTTCCGGCACCGGAAGATATCGAAAAGGGTGTGGCGATTCTGGCCGAAGAAATTGAGCTGGCGTATCAGGAAGCGCAGTAATTTACTAACGAAATAAAAGCATATCCAAAGTCATTGGAGTTGCAGGTAAGCAGCCAGCAAACACATCCCGATGAGCTTACTCAAGTAAGTGATTCGGGTGAGTGCGTGCAGCTAACACCCCTGCAACTTCAAGGACGAAGGGTAACTATAGTGTCCAGAACAGCACGGCAAGTATCTGCGGCGACATAATGCGTAAGAACATCGCCAACGGGTAAACCGTTGCATAAGACAGTGCCGCCGCACCGCTGGTGGGGTGCAAACCATTGGCGAAGGCCAATGCCGGTGGATCAGTCATTGAACCGGCTAACATGCCGCACAGCGTCAGATAGTTCATCTTAGCCAGCATGCGCGCCAGAATGCCCACGGTCAGTAGCGGTATCCCGGTGATCATCGCCCCATAGCCAATCCACGCCAGCCCATCACCATTAACCAGCGTATTGATGAAATCACCGCCAGACTTTAGCCCAACCACCGACAAGAACAACACGATCCCCAGTTCACGCAAGGCCAGGTTGGCACTCGGCGGCATAAACCAATATAGCTTGCCGATGCTGCCAATACGCCCAAGGATAAGTGCGACCACTAGCGGGCCACCCGCCAACCCCAAACGCAGCGCTGCCGGAAACCCCGGAATAAACAGTGGGATTGACCCTAACAACACCCCCAGACCGACGCCAATAAAGACAGGAAGCATTTGAACTTGCTGTAGTTTTTGTTGCGCGTTACCCACAACAGCAGAAACGGCCTCAATAGATTCCGGACGCCCTACCAGATTAAGAATGTCACCAAATTGCAGGCTGGCATTGTTACTGGCGACTAACTCAATCCCGGCACGGTTTAATCGAGTGATTGCTACGTCATATTTCTGTTTCAGGTTTAAGTCGCGAATTTTCTTACCCAAAACAGCCTCATTGGTCACCACTACACGAGCGGTTTGCAACACCGTACTGGCCGTAGACAAGGTGACATCAACCTCTTCCCCGACCACCAGTCGCACTTTCTCCAAAGCCTCGCGCTGCCCGACCAAATGCAGATAGTCACCTAACTCAATGACGGTGCCTGACAACGGAACCATCAACAAATCACCGCGCTTCAAGCGGGAACAGACCACCTCATCGCTGTTCAGTAATGGCACATCCTGCATTGATAGACCATGCAGATTGGGATTTCGTACCGCGACGTTCATGGTTTGCAGCAATTCACGGTTCTGCCCATGGCTGCTATCAAACTCTTTAGCTTCACGATCAACGTTGATTTTAAAGAATAAACGGATCAGCCACATCACCAACAAAATACCGCAAATACCGAATGGATAGGCCATGGCATAACCCATCCCCATTTGGCTGACCAATTGGGGTGGCGAGCCTAAATCAGTGAGGATTTGTTGTGCTGCCCCAAGAGCCGGGGTGTTAGTAACCGCACCTGAAAATACGCCCAGAATAATGGGCAGTGGCACCGCAAACAATTTATGGATAATAGCGGTCACTAGCCCGCCGACAATCACCATCAGAATGGCAAAGCAGTTAAGCCGCAACCCCGAGACCCGCAGTGAGGAGAAGAACCCCGGCCCTACCTGAATACCAATGGTATAAACAAACAGAATCAGGCCAAATTCCTGAATGAAATGCAGCATGTCTCCATTGAGAACCAGTTCGTAAGTTTGTGCAAAATGGCCCACGATAATGCCGCCAAATAGCACCCCGCCGATACCTAACCCCACACCATAGACTTTCCAATTACCGATCCATAACCCCAATACGGCGACCAGCGCCAACATACTGACGGTAAGGGCGATAGCACTCATAAATCACTTCCTTGCCTAAGTTTAAAAACCGGTCGGCCATTCGAATTATCATGAATGTCATACATGGCCTTAAATTCTTATAGTTAGTAGGGATTCTGTCAGAAGGGGGAATGATTGACTGTGGGATGCACCACAAAATGCACCGGAGAGTAGGGAATCTCTCCGGTGCAAAAACAAACATGGAAAAGTTTAATACTAAAAGGACAAAACAAGGAGAGGGGTATTCGTTACCGGCACCTCAGGCAGAGGTGCCGGTCATCATAATTACTGCTGTTCTGATTGCTCGGTTGCAACCGGATTATCTAATACCTGATGCTCTTGAGGAGCGGCACTGCCAATGCTAATTCGCTGTGGTTGCAGTGCTTCTGGTACCTGGCGCAACAGATCAATGTGCAGCAGGCCATTTTCAAATTGAGCATTATCAACATTCAGATGCTCTGCCAAAGTAAAGGTCAATGAGAACTCTTTACGCACCAAGCCTTGATGCAGGTATTCAACCTGTTTTTCAGCCGGTGTTGGCTTACCGCGCACAGTCAAACGCGGGCCTTCTACTTCAATATCCAGTTCGCTCTGTTTAAAACCGGCCAATGCCAGTGAGATGCGATAGTGGTTATCGTCAGTTTTCTCAATATTATATGGAGGGAACCCCTGAGAATCCTGACCACCCTGCATTGAACTGGCTAATTTATCAAAACCAATCCACTGACGAAGTAAAGGTGACAAATCATAATTACGCATATATATAACTCCTTCTTTGAAGCGAGATAATAGAAAGCCGATCAGTCCCCGATTACGGCAGACTTGGCTCAGTTATGAATAATGTGAATTAGTCACATTATTGAAAAACTATTTACTAAATCTATTATTTAATTTCAATACGACGTGGTTTTAAACTTTCTGGTACTAAACGCTCCAGATCGATATACAACAAACCATTGACTAAATTGGCACCTTTAATTTTAATGTGCTCAGCCAACTGGAATTTACGTTCAAAGTTGCGCTCAGCGATACCTTGATATAAATAAGTTCGTTGTGCTGGCTCACTGGCATGAGAACCACGAACAATCAACAGGTTATCCTGAGTGACAATTTCCAGTTCCTGTTCTGCAAAGCCTGCTACCGCGATCGCGATGCGATAGTTATTTTCATCGACCAATTCGACGTTATAAGGAGGATAGCCACCATTACTTTGATTCTGACCGGACTCTAATAGATTAAATAACCGGTCGAAACCGATAGCTGAACGATACAGTGGTGCAAGCTCGGAATTACGCATAAAAACTGCCTCCTAAATATATTAGCAAGGATGTTGTCATATTTTGTATTAAGCCTTCCACTCTGGACAGACTGTTGGTCTGAATACCCTGTCGGCGTATTCTCTCTGACCTGATAATAAAATGAGGTCGGCAATCTTCTTTTCAAGAGCAAAATCAAAAAAAATTTCACAAGAAAAATCTTAATAAGAAGTTTATTAATTTCATTATTCGATAAATACGCTGCTATAACTTACACTTAGATAAATGTACGTCACAAGACTGAATCTTTCACCATAGGAACTGTCTGTAAGGTGGTGTAAAAATCATGTCAAAACTTAGTATGGATAGCGGGTTGAAGGTTGTCACCTGTAACTCCCCGGTATAATGAGAGCTGAAAAGAACAATGAAAAATACAGTTATCCCTTTTGTTACCGGCTGTTCGCTGCTTTTGTCCGGCGGCTGTTCCAGTATTATGACGCACACTAGCAGCAGTCAGGGTTATTACTCCGGCACTGAAGCTAATGTGGCGATGCTCAAAGATGATAATACCGGTTGGGCGTTGCGCCCCTTGCTCGCGGTGGATTTGCCACTCTCAGCGGTGATGGACACTTTACTGTTGCCGTATGATTACTTACGTTCCGACAGCGAAGATAAAATGGCCAGCTCCCCTCGCGAGCGCATCCGCCAGTCAGAAGCGCAGAACCAGTCAGCAGCCCACCCCGCAGACACACCAGTACCATGAGTTAGTCTACTTTGACGGTAAAGATTTGTGCTAAGCCGTCGATTTCCCGCATAAAGGCCACTTTAGTGCCATCGGGCGAAAACACCACTGCATCCGCCATTGGTGCAATAGCACTCCGCGCGGTCAATCGCCGCAATTGACCGGTTGTACTATTACACTGCATCACACTGTTATCACATACAAATACCAGGCTGTGTCCTTGTGGGTGCCAACTGAATGCCGACTGAATCCCCCCCTCCGTGAATGTCAGTTGCCGTGGTTCACCACCATTGGGTGAAACCAACCACAACTGCACCACACCCTCATCATCTTTCATTAAACAAGCAATGGCACTGCCGTCGGGTGAGGTTCGCAGCCAATGCCGCGGGCTGGTCGCCAGTCCTGGGAAACGCCGCTCAGCCGTAAAGGTTAACCGCCGTTGCCTGACGCCTGCAGGTGGGGCTGGCATGGTGGTTTGAGTTCCCTCTAATGGCTCTTCGCCAGCACGAGCATAATCCCGCTCATGCTCTGGTAAATCAGCAATAAAGATTTCCGGAATTTTTTCGCCCTGCGCCGAAAGCGTATCGCCAATAAATGCCAATGCCCAGCGCTGGCGAGTACCGTCCATTTTCAGATAACCCTGCGAGCCAATCCAACCCTCTTCATAAGCGCGGCTTATTTGGTCACTACCCGCCAAGGGCGTAGGGGTAGTTCGAGTCACTAACACACAGAAATGGCTACCATCATATTCACGCGGATGTTGCTTGGGCGGATTAACACCATGCAAAGGCAAGGCCACTGCCACGTTACGGCAATCCAGAGCGGGGTCTTGTTCGTGCAGCACATGGTCGTTATAGGTAAAACTCAGGCGACTGCCGTCAGGGCTAAAAACATGCACATGGCTGCCTCCGCGCAACGCGCCGGGAGTAAAGGGCGGCGTAATATCCATGGCATCCAATGTGACCGCCAGTTCTCTGTCCGGCTCAGTGACAATCACCCCTCGCCGGTGATGGAAATCATAATGCCAGTGACTATCTGGGTGTTCCGGGCCATGAATAAACACATAGCGCGCGGGCATATCAGGGCTAACGGTCACCACGCCAACATGAGCACCATGTTGAGAACGATAAATGACCTCGATATCACCAGTGATGCAATTAACCCGCTCAATGGTTAACCCACTAAACGTACTGCCATTAGGCCGCACATCATATGCCAGCCATTGGCTATCGGGCGTCCAAACATTGATGTTGGTGAGCTGATGACCTCTGGGTTCAAAGGTGAGTTGCTGTTCCTGCAAGGCCATATAGACTCCGGTCGTGCTGATGCTAACAATAATTCATTACACTGAATTATATCACCCTCACTTCCTATTACTGTAAAGCCGCCGTGAACATTATCGCTTGTTCTAAAAACAGCTAACGTAAAATAAATTTATCAAACTGATAGATTCAGATTTCATGCAAAAATGATAACTCTGAATAGTACGGCCTTTGCTGAGTGTGTTATAGATACTAAATTGCTGTACTCATTTACTGTAACTTACTAATTAGTCTTAAAAGACTCACTAAGGGGAATAGTTGTGTCTGCTTTTCATAACTGGTTATCTGAAAAATCATCGGGCGACTGGTATATCTACATTAAACGCCTTTCCGGTAATGATACGGGGGCAACAGGTGGACATCAGGCCGGCGTCTATATCCCGACGGAAGTGATTGAGAAGCAGTTCTCTCCTATTCTACGAACTGATGTGAGAAACCCTGACATTCTTTTGCCTGCCAGAATAAGTTCTCATGGAAATCTTGAGAGTGTAGTCCGGGCTATTTATTACAATAACCGTCATTTTGATGGTACACGTAATGAAAAGCGTATTACTCGTTGGGGTAAAGGTAGTCCGCTGTTAAATAAAGAAAATACTGGCGCACTAACTGTTTTCGCTTTTCATAGTCAACCCGATAGCATCTGCGATTTTATTGATGTATGGCTATGCAATTCCCTGGCAGAGGAAGAACTGCTGGAATCCATGACGGGTGAGATCATCCCTGGCTTCTCAGTTTGTGGCCCATCTAATCAGGTTCTTGGCGGTTTTGCTGTAACAGGTGGTGATTGGAAGTCTGGCAATTATCCTATTCCAGAAGAATGGTCTGTTTCATTCCCATCAGGTGTTGAGATTATTAGTTATCTCCCTGAAGTATTTCAGTTTAAAAGCCAAACTCCTGATGAACTATTACTCGAAAAACGTAATGCAGAATATTCTCTATTTCGTCGCATAGAGGAATTACATGTTTTGGATCGGGTGAAAGCAGGATTTTCTTCAGTAGATGATTTTATAAACTTAGCTAATTCAGTAAGTAATCGGCGTAAATCGCGAGCAGGAAGATCTCTGGAACTACATCTGGAGCATACGTTCGTCGAAAATAATCTTACTAATTTTGCTACTCAGTGTATTACTGAAG
The sequence above is drawn from the Yersinia enterocolitica subsp. enterocolitica genome and encodes:
- a CDS encoding DUF3748 domain-containing protein, with amino-acid sequence MALQEQQLTFEPRGHQLTNINVWTPDSQWLAYDVRPNGSTFSGLTIERVNCITGDIEVIYRSQHGAHVGVVTVSPDMPARYVFIHGPEHPDSHWHYDFHHRRGVIVTEPDRELAVTLDAMDITPPFTPGALRGGSHVHVFSPDGSRLSFTYNDHVLHEQDPALDCRNVAVALPLHGVNPPKQHPREYDGSHFCVLVTRTTPTPLAGSDQISRAYEEGWIGSQGYLKMDGTRQRWALAFIGDTLSAQGEKIPEIFIADLPEHERDYARAGEEPLEGTQTTMPAPPAGVRQRRLTFTAERRFPGLATSPRHWLRTSPDGSAIACLMKDDEGVVQLWLVSPNGGEPRQLTFTEGGIQSAFSWHPQGHSLVFVCDNSVMQCNSTTGQLRRLTARSAIAPMADAVVFSPDGTKVAFMREIDGLAQIFTVKVD
- a CDS encoding putative transporter encodes the protein MSAIALTVSMLALVAVLGLWIGNWKVYGVGLGIGGVLFGGIIVGHFAQTYELVLNGDMLHFIQEFGLILFVYTIGIQVGPGFFSSLRVSGLRLNCFAILMVIVGGLVTAIIHKLFAVPLPIILGVFSGAVTNTPALGAAQQILTDLGSPPQLVSQMGMGYAMAYPFGICGILLVMWLIRLFFKINVDREAKEFDSSHGQNRELLQTMNVAVRNPNLHGLSMQDVPLLNSDEVVCSRLKRGDLLMVPLSGTVIELGDYLHLVGQREALEKVRLVVGEEVDVTLSTASTVLQTARVVVTNEAVLGKKIRDLNLKQKYDVAITRLNRAGIELVASNNASLQFGDILNLVGRPESIEAVSAVVGNAQQKLQQVQMLPVFIGVGLGVLLGSIPLFIPGFPAALRLGLAGGPLVVALILGRIGSIGKLYWFMPPSANLALRELGIVLFLSVVGLKSGGDFINTLVNGDGLAWIGYGAMITGIPLLTVGILARMLAKMNYLTLCGMLAGSMTDPPALAFANGLHPTSGAAALSYATVYPLAMFLRIMSPQILAVLFWTL
- a CDS encoding type II restriction endonuclease; the protein is MSAFHNWLSEKSSGDWYIYIKRLSGNDTGATGGHQAGVYIPTEVIEKQFSPILRTDVRNPDILLPARISSHGNLESVVRAIYYNNRHFDGTRNEKRITRWGKGSPLLNKENTGALTVFAFHSQPDSICDFIDVWLCNSLAEEELLESMTGEIIPGFSVCGPSNQVLGGFAVTGGDWKSGNYPIPEEWSVSFPSGVEIISYLPEVFQFKSQTPDELLLEKRNAEYSLFRRIEELHVLDRVKAGFSSVDDFINLANSVSNRRKSRAGRSLELHLEHTFVENNLTNFATQCITEGNKKPDFLFPSSEAYNDMEYPSDKLRMLAVKTTCKDRWRQALSEANRIDKIHLFTLQEGVSVNQFQEMKDAGVKLVVPKPLHKKYPEPIRDELISLDGFIREIKGIYNN
- a CDS encoding alpha-amylase yields the protein MKHLTLPLLLVLSPAAMANWSLQHFPAFTEQDSGVFLSSGALTKGEYLLKFYQDKQCWQPAGPVKLNQTFSLQPCQNQADIQWKLFRDGQYQVRIDTRSGTPTLTLSIKEPVAETVKVVTHSCQRWDGKPVTIDVSKTFAEGEMVRDFYSGQTTKVSLGKITLQPTPESGGLLLLESAQTQQAAPFSWQNATVYFALTDRFKNGNPDNDHSYGRHSDGMQEIGTFHGGDLAGLTEKLDYLQQLGVNALWITSPLEQIHGWVGGGTKGDFPHYAYHGYYGLDWSRLDANMGTEQDLHQLVEQAHKRGIRILFDVVMNHVGYATLADMQSYQFGALYLQGDQLEKTLGKNWTDWTPGKGQTWHSFNDYINFSDKAAWDNWWGKKWIRTDIGDYDSPGYDDLTMSLAFLPDIKTESTQPSGLPVFYRHKPDTAAREIAGATPRDYLTYWLSQWVRDYGIDGFRVDTAKHVEKPAWQQLKQQSAAALAEWKAAHPDQALDDLPFWMTGEAWGHGVMKSDYYQNGFDAMINFDFQDQAKQALACFSSIDGTYQQMADKLQGFNVLSYISSHDTRLFFKNDAQQSLVKQQRAGDLLLLAPGAVQIFYGDESGREFGPTGSDPLQGTRSDMNWNELSGEKGALLAHWQKVSQFRARHQAIGAGVQQSQQTADYYAFSRQHQGDKVLVVWVGDKKE
- a CDS encoding valine--pyruvate transaminase; amino-acid sequence: MKFSLFGDKFTRYAGITRLMDDLNDGLRTPGSIMLGGGNPAHIPEMDAYFQQLCQEMLERGQLTEALCNYDGPQGKDLLLKALAKMLRDELGWQIEPQNIALTNGSQSAFFYLFNLFAGRYADGNRRRVLFPLAPEYLGYADAGLDEDLFVSAKPNIELLPAGQFKYHVDFEHLNITDDIGLICVSRPTNPTGNVITDEELIRLDAIAQQRGIPLLIDNAYGVPFPGIIFTDATPLWNPNIILCMSLSKLGLPGSRCGIVIADEKVISAITNMNGIISLSPGSLGPAIAAEMIERGDLLRLSNEVIRPFYFERVQQTIAILRKYLPPERCLIHKPEGAIFLWLWFKDLPISTELLYQRLKKRGVLMVPGHYFFPGLEYDWPHTHQCMRMNYVPAPEDIEKGVAILAEEIELAYQEAQ
- a CDS encoding YceK/YidQ family lipoprotein, coding for MKNTVIPFVTGCSLLLSGGCSSIMTHTSSSQGYYSGTEANVAMLKDDNTGWALRPLLAVDLPLSAVMDTLLLPYDYLRSDSEDKMASSPRERIRQSEAQNQSAAHPADTPVP
- the ibpB gene encoding small heat shock chaperone IbpB; this encodes MRNYDLSPLLRQWIGFDKLASSMQGGQDSQGFPPYNIEKTDDNHYRISLALAGFKQSELDIEVEGPRLTVRGKPTPAEKQVEYLHQGLVRKEFSLTFTLAEHLNVDNAQFENGLLHIDLLRQVPEALQPQRISIGSAAPQEHQVLDNPVATEQSEQQ
- the ibpA gene encoding small heat shock chaperone IbpA, with amino-acid sequence MRNSELAPLYRSAIGFDRLFNLLESGQNQSNGGYPPYNVELVDENNYRIAIAVAGFAEQELEIVTQDNLLIVRGSHASEPAQRTYLYQGIAERNFERKFQLAEHIKIKGANLVNGLLYIDLERLVPESLKPRRIEIK